In the Heterodontus francisci isolate sHetFra1 chromosome 6, sHetFra1.hap1, whole genome shotgun sequence genome, one interval contains:
- the LOC137371120 gene encoding kelch-like protein 24 isoform X2, whose product MMGFGNTVPEHETSETQIASKTPSTDLNLKSGHAEDVLNNLNTFRKNRLFIDIVLRIDGHEFHCHQATLSANSIYFRTMFSTNLQAKKDTVDIKEISADTMEYVLDYMYGGRGNIQENNVQSLLEASELFQISSLRRSCEEFLEQQLDPCNCLGFLSFANFFCIPALSEKSRRFLLERFSDVIQHEEFLQLSKGDLCDQLSSDFLAVPKEEIVFEAVMQWVHHDVSNRKHALRELLEQVRIPLLDRIYFVEKVETNELILSSKECFPLLQEARRYHIFGNEIMSPRTKPRKSTNVAEVIVIVGGCDRKGHSMLPYTEQYNPGTGDWAPLAKIPDYSKSEFAVCALKNDIFLSGGHLYSNDVWMYNSQLNIWVRVASLNKGRWRHRMVALQGKLYTVGGFNGFSRMSSVECYDPFLNYWSFTAPLLEAVSSAAVVTCLNKLYVIGGALSNQLNSDKVQCYDPVKDEWTFTTSSPFAQRCIKAVTLNDAIYIMGGLMQNMYRYDPTENYWTVMDNIVGPLENCGMAVCNGMIYILGGKDEMAEGTDRVFCIDPTLHK is encoded by the exons ATGATGGGGTTTGGAAACACAGTTCCAGAACATGAAACAAGTGAAACACAAATAGCCAGCAAGACTCCCTCTACAGACCTTAACCTAAAGTCAGGCCATGCTGAAGATGTCTTGAATAATCTGAATACATTCCGTAAGAACAGACTCTTCATTGACATTGTGCTTCGTATTGATGGGCATGAATTCCACTGCCATCAAGCCACTCTCTCTGCTAATAGCATTTACTTCAGAACAATGTTTAGCACTAATCTCCAGGCAAAGAAGGACACTGTAGACATCAAAGAGATCTCAGCCGACACTATGGAATATGTGTTGGACTACATGTATGGAGGAAGGGGGAACATCCAAGAGAACAATGTTCAGAGTCTGTTGGAAGCATCTGAGCTCTTCCAGATCTCTTCACTCCGAAGAAGTTGTGAGGAGTTTTTGGAGCAGCAGTTGGACCCTTGTAATTGCCTGGGCTTCTTGAGTTTTGCCAATTTCTTCTGCATCCCGGCCTTGTCCGAGAAAAGCAGAAGATTTCTTCTGGAGCGCTTTTCAGATGTGATCCAGCACGAGGAATTTTTGCAGCTGTCCAAGGGTGACCTGTGTGACCAGCTGTCGAGTGACTTCTTGGCCGTTCCGAAGGAGGAGATCGTCTTCGAAGCTGTGATGCAGTGGGTCCACCATGATGTGTCCAACAGGAAACATGCATTGAGAGAGCTGTTGGAGCAGGTTCGAATTCCCTTGCTGGATCGCATATATTTTGTTGAGAAAGTTGAAACGAATGAGCTGATTCTGAGCTCTAAGGAGTGCTTCCCCTTGCTGCAGGAGGCGAGAAGGTATCACATCTTTGGCAATGAGATAATGTCTCCAAGGACAAAACCAAGGAA GTCCACAAATGTCGCAGAAGTGATTGTCATTGTGGGAGGCTGCGACAGGAAGGGCCACAGCATGCTGCCGTACACCGAACAGTACAACCCAGGCACTGGGGACTGGGCGCCGCTGGCTAAGATACCAGACTACTCCAAGTCTGAGTTCGCTGTTTGCGCCTTAAAAAACGACATCTTCCTCTCGG GTGGGCACCTTTACAGTAATGACGTGTGGATGTATAACTCACAGCTAAATATCTGGGTCAGAGTAGCTTCTTTGAATAAAGGAAGATGGAGGCACAGAATGGTGGCACTGCAAGGCAAG CTTTACACAGTGGGTGGCTTTAATGGATTCAGCAGGATGTCCAGTGTTGAGTGCTATGATCCTTTCTTGAACTACTGGTCTTTTACTGCACCTTTATTGGAAGCTGTGAGTTCAGCAGCTGTTGTTACCTGCTTAAACAAACTCTACGTGATAGGAGGAGCGCTCAGCAATCAACTGAACTCCGACAAG GTCCAGTGTTATGATCCAGTGAAAGATGAATGGACATTTACCACCTCAAGTCCTTTTGCTCAACGGTGCATCAAGGCAGTGACCCTGAATGATGCCATCTATATTATGGGAGGACTCATGCAGAACATGTACAGATATGACCCGACCGAGAACTACTGGACTGTGATGGACAATATTGTAGGACCTCTG GAGAACTGCGGGATGGCGGTTTGCAACGGAATGATTTACATCCTCGGTGGCAAGGATGAGATGGCAGAAGGCACAGACCGAGTGTTCTGCATCGACCCCACCTTGCACAAG TGA
- the LOC137371120 gene encoding kelch-like protein 24 isoform X1, protein MMGFGNTVPEHETSETQIASKTPSTDLNLKSGHAEDVLNNLNTFRKNRLFIDIVLRIDGHEFHCHQATLSANSIYFRTMFSTNLQAKKDTVDIKEISADTMEYVLDYMYGGRGNIQENNVQSLLEASELFQISSLRRSCEEFLEQQLDPCNCLGFLSFANFFCIPALSEKSRRFLLERFSDVIQHEEFLQLSKGDLCDQLSSDFLAVPKEEIVFEAVMQWVHHDVSNRKHALRELLEQVRIPLLDRIYFVEKVETNELILSSKECFPLLQEARRYHIFGNEIMSPRTKPRKSTNVAEVIVIVGGCDRKGHSMLPYTEQYNPGTGDWAPLAKIPDYSKSEFAVCALKNDIFLSGGHLYSNDVWMYNSQLNIWVRVASLNKGRWRHRMVALQGKLYTVGGFNGFSRMSSVECYDPFLNYWSFTAPLLEAVSSAAVVTCLNKLYVIGGALSNQLNSDKVQCYDPVKDEWTFTTSSPFAQRCIKAVTLNDAIYIMGGLMQNMYRYDPTENYWTVMDNIVGPLENCGMAVCNGMIYILGGKDEMAEGTDRVFCIDPTLHKVSHVSTMPRCASYHGCVTILQHVRR, encoded by the exons ATGATGGGGTTTGGAAACACAGTTCCAGAACATGAAACAAGTGAAACACAAATAGCCAGCAAGACTCCCTCTACAGACCTTAACCTAAAGTCAGGCCATGCTGAAGATGTCTTGAATAATCTGAATACATTCCGTAAGAACAGACTCTTCATTGACATTGTGCTTCGTATTGATGGGCATGAATTCCACTGCCATCAAGCCACTCTCTCTGCTAATAGCATTTACTTCAGAACAATGTTTAGCACTAATCTCCAGGCAAAGAAGGACACTGTAGACATCAAAGAGATCTCAGCCGACACTATGGAATATGTGTTGGACTACATGTATGGAGGAAGGGGGAACATCCAAGAGAACAATGTTCAGAGTCTGTTGGAAGCATCTGAGCTCTTCCAGATCTCTTCACTCCGAAGAAGTTGTGAGGAGTTTTTGGAGCAGCAGTTGGACCCTTGTAATTGCCTGGGCTTCTTGAGTTTTGCCAATTTCTTCTGCATCCCGGCCTTGTCCGAGAAAAGCAGAAGATTTCTTCTGGAGCGCTTTTCAGATGTGATCCAGCACGAGGAATTTTTGCAGCTGTCCAAGGGTGACCTGTGTGACCAGCTGTCGAGTGACTTCTTGGCCGTTCCGAAGGAGGAGATCGTCTTCGAAGCTGTGATGCAGTGGGTCCACCATGATGTGTCCAACAGGAAACATGCATTGAGAGAGCTGTTGGAGCAGGTTCGAATTCCCTTGCTGGATCGCATATATTTTGTTGAGAAAGTTGAAACGAATGAGCTGATTCTGAGCTCTAAGGAGTGCTTCCCCTTGCTGCAGGAGGCGAGAAGGTATCACATCTTTGGCAATGAGATAATGTCTCCAAGGACAAAACCAAGGAA GTCCACAAATGTCGCAGAAGTGATTGTCATTGTGGGAGGCTGCGACAGGAAGGGCCACAGCATGCTGCCGTACACCGAACAGTACAACCCAGGCACTGGGGACTGGGCGCCGCTGGCTAAGATACCAGACTACTCCAAGTCTGAGTTCGCTGTTTGCGCCTTAAAAAACGACATCTTCCTCTCGG GTGGGCACCTTTACAGTAATGACGTGTGGATGTATAACTCACAGCTAAATATCTGGGTCAGAGTAGCTTCTTTGAATAAAGGAAGATGGAGGCACAGAATGGTGGCACTGCAAGGCAAG CTTTACACAGTGGGTGGCTTTAATGGATTCAGCAGGATGTCCAGTGTTGAGTGCTATGATCCTTTCTTGAACTACTGGTCTTTTACTGCACCTTTATTGGAAGCTGTGAGTTCAGCAGCTGTTGTTACCTGCTTAAACAAACTCTACGTGATAGGAGGAGCGCTCAGCAATCAACTGAACTCCGACAAG GTCCAGTGTTATGATCCAGTGAAAGATGAATGGACATTTACCACCTCAAGTCCTTTTGCTCAACGGTGCATCAAGGCAGTGACCCTGAATGATGCCATCTATATTATGGGAGGACTCATGCAGAACATGTACAGATATGACCCGACCGAGAACTACTGGACTGTGATGGACAATATTGTAGGACCTCTG GAGAACTGCGGGATGGCGGTTTGCAACGGAATGATTTACATCCTCGGTGGCAAGGATGAGATGGCAGAAGGCACAGACCGAGTGTTCTGCATCGACCCCACCTTGCACAAGGTGAGCCACGTTTCCACCATGCCACGCTGTGCCAGTTACCATGGCTGCGTCACCATCCTCCAGCATGTAAGAAGATAA